The Zalophus californianus isolate mZalCal1 chromosome 8, mZalCal1.pri.v2, whole genome shotgun sequence genome has a segment encoding these proteins:
- the EPAS1 gene encoding endothelial PAS domain-containing protein 1, producing the protein MTADKEKKRSSSERRKEKSRDAARCRRSKETEVFYELAHELPLPHSVSSHLDKASIMRLAISFLRTHKLLSSVCSENESEAEANQQMDNLYLKALEGFIAVVTQDGDMIFLSENISKFMGLTQVELTGHSIFDFTHPCDHEEIRENLSLKSGSGFGKKSKDMSTERDFFMRMKCTVTNRGRTVNLKSATWKVLHCTGQVKVYNNCPPHSGLCSYKEPLLSCLIIMCEPIQHPSHMDIPLDSKTFLSRHSMDMKFTYCDDRITELVGYHPEELLGRSAYEFYHALDSENMTKSHQNLCTKGQVVSSQYRMLAKHGGYVWLETQGTVIYNPRNLQPQCIMCVNYVLSEIEKNDVVFSMDQTESLFKPHLMAMNSIFDSSGEVAVSDKSNYLFTKLKEEPEELAQLAPTAGDVIVSLDFGSQSFEEASSYGSTLLPPSQPWPREPRSQSEPGSLPAFTVPQAAASGSATPSGSSSSSCSTPSSPGDYYTSLNDDLKIEVIEKLFTMDTEAKDQGGTQTDFSELDLETLAPYIPMDGEDFQLSPICPEERLLPEKPQSTPQHCFSTMTNIFQPLAPMASHGPFLLDKYQQQLGSKKIEPEHQPMSSIFFDGGSKVSLPPCCGQTSTPLSSMGGRSNTQWPPDPPLHFGPTKWPAADQHTESLGPSPLGAPITSPHLSMFKKRSAKGFGPQGPDVLSPAMVALANKLKLKRQREYEEQAFQDMSGGDPSSSSTSHQVWKRMKSLRGNVSCPLMPDKLLSANLPSDEFTQNPMRGLGQPLRHLPPPPSAGSPGENAKRGLPPQCYAPPYQDYSLPSAHKVSGMASRLLGPSFEPYLLPELTRYDCEVNVPVPGSSTLLQGGDLLRALDQAT; encoded by the exons TTTGCTCTGAAAATGAGTCTGAAGCTGAGGCTAACCAACAGATGGACAACTTGTACCTAAAAGCGTTGGAGGGTTTCATTGCCGTGGTGACCCAAGATGGCGACATGATCTTTCTGTCAGAAAACATCAGCAAGTTCATGGGACTCACACAG GTGGAGCTAACAGGACACAGTATCTTTGACTTCACTCATCCCTGTGACCATGAGGAGATTCGTGAGAACCTGAGTCTCAAAAGTG GCTCTGGTTtcgggaagaaaagcaaagacatGTCCACAGAGCGGGACTTCTTCATGAGGATGAAGTGCACAGTCACCAACAGAGGCCGGACTGTCAACCTCAAGTCAGCCACCTGGAAG GTCTTGCACTGCACTGGCCAGGTGAAGGTGTACAACAACTGCCCCCCTCACAGTGGCCTCTGCAGCTACAAGGAGCCCCTGCTCTCCTGCCTCATCATCATGTGCGAACCCATCCAGCACCCATCACACATGGACATCCCCCTGGACAGCAAGACCTTCCTCAGCCGCCACAGCATGGACATGAAGTTCACCTACTGTGACGACAG aatcaCAGAACTAGTTGGTTACCACCCTGAGGAATTGCTTGGCCGCTCAGCCTATGAGTTTTACCATGCTTTGGACTCAGAGAACATGACCAAAAGTCACCAGAACC TGTGCACCAAAGGGCAGGTGGTGAGCAGCCAGTACCGGATGCTTGCAAAGCACGGGGGCTACGTgtggctggagacccaggggacAGTCATCTACAACCCTCGCAACCTGCAGCCCCAGTGCATCATGTGCGTGAACTACGTCCTGAG TGAGATCGAGAAGAACGACGTGGTGTTCTCCATGGACCAGACGGAATCCCTGTTCAAGCCCCACCTGATGGCCATGAACAGCATCTTTGACAGCAGTGGGGAGGTGGCGGTGTCTGACAAGAGTAACTACCTGTTCACCAAGCTGAAGGAGGAGCCCGAGGAGCTAGCCCAGCTAGCGCCCACTGCAGGAGATGTCATCGTTTCTCTGGATTTCG GGAGCCAGAGCTTCGAGGAGGCCTCATCCTACGGCAGCACCCTGCTGCCCCCAAGCCAGCCGTGGCCCAGAGAGCCGAGGAGCCAGAGCGAGCCGGGGAGCCTGCCCGCCTTCACCGTGCCCCAAGCGGCAGCCTCTGGCAGCGCCACCCCaagtggcagcagcagcagcagctgctcCACG cccagcagccccGGAGACTATTACACATCCCTGAATGATGATCTGAAGATTGAAGTGATCGAGAAGCTCTTCACGATGGATACAGAGGCAAAGGACCAGGGCGGCACCCAG ACGGACTTCAGTGAGCTGGACTTGGAGACCCTGGCACCTTACATCCCCATGGACGGTGAAGACTTCCAGCTCAGTCCCATCTGCCCCGAAGAGAGGCTCCTGCCGGAGAAGCCGCAGTCCACCCCCCAGCACTGCTTCAGCACCATGACGAACATCTTCCAGCCACTGGCGCCAATGGCCTCCCATGGGCCCTTCCTCCTGGACAAATATCAGCAGCAGCTGGGAAGCAAGAAGATAGAGCCTGAGCACCAGCCTATGTCCTCCATCTTCTTTGATGGCGGGAGTAAGGTGTCACTGCCCCCGTGCTGTGGCCAAACCAGCACCCCTCTCTCCTCCATGGGAGGCAGATCCAACACCCAGTGGCCCCCTGACCCACCATTACATTTTGGGCCCACTAAGTGGCCTGCTGCAGATCAGCACACGGAGTCCTTGGGGCCATCACCGTTGGGCGCCCCCATCACCTCACCTCATCTCTCCATGTTCAAGAAAAG GTCTGCAAAGGGCTTTGGGCCCCAAGGCCCAGATGTGCTGAGCCCAGCCATGGTAGCCCTGGCCAACAAGCTGAAGCTGAAGCGACAGCGAGAATATGAGGAACAAGCCTTCCAAGACATGAGTGGG GGGGACCCATCGAGCAGCAGCACTTCGCATCAGGTGTGGAAAAGGATGAAGAGCCTCAGGGGCAACGTGAGCTGCCCTCTGATGCCCGACAAACTGCTGAGCGCAAACCTCCCCAGTG ACGAGTTCACCCAAAATCCCATGAGGGGCCTCGGACAGCCCCTGAGacacctgccaccaccaccctctGCCGGGAGCCCTGGGGAGAACGCCAAGAGGGGGCTCCCCCCGCAGTGTTACGCCCCTCCGTACCAGGACTACAGCCTGCCATCGGCTCACAAGGTGTCAG GCATGGCCAGTCGGCTGCTCGGGCCCTCCTTTGAGCCCTACCTGCTGCCCGAATTGACCAGATATGACTGTGAGGTGAATGTTCCGGTGCCAGGAAGCTCCACGCTCCTGCAAGGAGGGGACCTCCTCAGAGCCCTGGACCAGGCCACCTGA